The stretch of DNA GATAGACGAGGCACACGAGTTCTTCCCACAAAGCGGGAGAGAAGGCTTTGAAAAGGAGAGCTTAGAAGAGATGATAAACAAGATCATGAGGCTCGGAAGAGTAAGGGGGATTGGATGTATTATGGCAACACATAGACCTCAAGACCTTAACGACCTAGTAATAGAGCTAGCAAATACGAAGATAGCATTTAGAAGCGATGAAGAAACCCTCAAGAGAATTGGAATGGAGAAAAACGCGAAGATCTTAGAAACAGCTCCAGAAGGTCTCGGCATAATAAAGACACATGCCTACAGAGTCTCAGAGATTCTATTCAGAACATATCCACCAACGCCTATAAGGGGTTAAATACGATGAGAAACCCTAGCTCCGGTATAGGCTTCGTACCAAACTTCTGTAAGAAATGCGGAAACCTCATGTATCCAACACCCCAAGGAGTTGAATGCCCCAGATGCGGCTATAAGGAGCCCTTGAATCCAGACTACACAGGCATAGATCGAAATATAAAGAGTGACTCATATACATCTCCTAATGATAAACAGAACTTTAAGCCATGCATATCTAGTGACATATTAGATGCTTTGGGGCTAGAGTATTTAGTTTACCAGGAAAAACCTATGCCTATTAAGAAAAGTGGGACTAAATTCAGAGATCTATTAACAGATCTATGTAACAAGAATCCAAGCCAAAAGCTATGTGACCTTGAAATGTATGACCATCAGAAATCCGCTTTAGAGATACTGCTTAGGGGAAGAAGCATAATCGTTACAGTATCAACTGGAGGGGGTAAAACAGAGATCTGGGTTTCATACGCCTTGTCAAAGCAGCTGAAGGATAAGGACTTTAAGGTATTAGCTATATACCCTACGAAATCACTAGCATCGGATCAGATCTATAGGATCTCGAAATACTATAATGATGCAGGCTTTGAAACCACGTCTTAGATACTCGATGGCATAAGGGTATATTATGGAGCTGTGATAAAGTATGATGGCGATGTATCGTCTCATATAAGGGACTATCATGCTAGGAAAGCCCTAGTGGTTTTGACAAATCCAGAAATTTTGCTTGATATATTAGAGAAAAAATCAAATCATAAATTATGGAACTTCATTACTAATGTAAAAATGATCGTCATAGACGAGCTCGACTATTATAACAGCAGAGGGGCTACAGTGCTCCTTCATCTAATTAAAAGGTTCATTGAAAGATTAGGCACAAAACCTCAAATAGCTATCCTAGGAGCCACTATAAGGAATGTTAAGGCTATCAAGGACTTTTTCCCTACAATAGACTTTGATGTAATAGGAGGGCAAGCTCCAAGACCAGCTAACTACCTTTACATAGTTTTAGGTAAAAGGGATCTTGTGAAAAACCTATATAGCAAGCTACCAGGTTCGCAGGGACTAACCTATGATGAATACAAAGAGAAGTTCTTTGAATTGCTTCTATATTTTAAAGATAAAAATTATATAGATGCGATTGTGAAAGGAAATGAATCATCTATTGAGGATCTAGTAAAAGAATACCAGAAATGTTTAGAAACAACACTGATATTTGCTAAAAATATAGATGAGGCTAATAAAATAGGATCTAGCTTAGACCCTAATTTATCCGCTGTTCACCATTCCAAAATCAGCAAGAAAGATAGATCTAGCATTGAGGAGAAGGCTAGAAAAGGAGAAGTAAAAGTTATAGTTACTGTAAAAACACTTCTACAAGGTATAGATATAGGTTACATTGCAAGAGTAATTCATATAGGTCTTCCCTTAACTCTAAGAGAGTTTATTCAGAGAGAGGGTAGGAAAGGACGAAGACTTGATGTAGAAAGAACAGAATCTATAGTGCTTCCCATCCGCGAAGGAGATATAATACTCCTTAGCGAAGGGTTAAAGAGCCTAGAGATGTGGAGATCGCTGGAACCTGAGATTCTTATACTTAATCCCGAAAACGATCTTCTGAAACTATATGACGCAAAACTCGGATTCAGATCTTTAACAAGTGATGAACTTTTGAACAGAGAATTAGCTAAGCTGGAGTTTTATGAGATATATAAATATTATTATGGGATTCCTGTATATTTATACGATCCCTCTGCCAATAGTTATGAACCCGAAGGAGAATGTAGCTTAAGAGAATATATAGAGGAGTATCAACCAGGCTCTATAGATACACAGACACAACCTGCCTTAATTATCTCAACATATGATAATAGGAATAAAGAGCCAGCCGTTCTAAAGGTAGTACCTAACTATGCACTAACCCTGCAATACATGTGTGAGGCTCCTCATTGCGATATAAGTAGAACTAGAGAATGGAAAACTCCAAAAAGTATTATGAATGCTCTATCAGAATATGAGAGAATATGTAGGGAATGGAGGCAGCAGCCTAATCTTTTAGAAGATATTAGGAGAAGGAAGCTATGGAGTAAAGTTTATACAACCCTCTTGTTTAGCGGGCTAGGCGGATTTAAGCTAGTAAAAGAGTATCCTATATTAGTTAGATGGTACCTAGAATCTAGAAACAAAAGGAAGGTATTTCTGGATAATGGCATAGCTATAGATGTGTATGATATGCGAGCGATAGACGTGTTCCGTAAGCCCAAGGTTAAAAGCCCGTATAGATTCTTTACCTATGTATATGTAAGCGATTTAGACCCAAAGGATCTAAATTTAGAGAAGATAATTAGAGGAGTAGGATTTCTCAAAGCCCTTCTTAGACATAAATATGGTCTTCCACTAGATACTATTGAATATTCTTTCGAATATTTCTCAGGCTTACTCAAGATCTGGGAAAAAGAACCAATCGGCCTCATCAAATCTCTAAGAAACAAAGGGAAGATACAGATAGATGAGGACAGGGTTATTGGATGCGTAGAGTTAATTAATGATATTAAAGCCTATCAGATCGATGATAAATTTAAACTCTTATTAAAATATATAGATAGATATAGCTTCTCTGAAGAGGTATTAGCGGATCCGGGGAGGCTGAACGAAATAAGGGAAGATGCAGAACGTATGGTATATTACCTATGTAACATGATCAGTATTAAACTTAAAGAGGAGATAAAGCTAATATCTAGAACACCTAGAGAAAGTATCTTAATCCTTGATAGCGCCTTCGGTAAGGTATCTATATCTTTAGCAACACCTGAGCTGGGTATAGAGATACTAGAAATAATAAGTGTATCAGATCATAAAGCCTTTTCAAATAAGATCTTAGAAGCACTATCTAAACATCCAGATCTCAGATATATTGTACACTACGGACTTGAGAATAATCTAATAAATAAGGTTCCCTCCATGCTATCCGACAAAGTTATCGATCTAAGCACACAAATAACATCAAAATATCTAGCACCAGCAAGTCTTGGAAGAATCAGAGCCGAGCTTATGGAAAGAGAAGATCTTATAGAGATCCAGAACGAAATATCAAGCAAACATCTTAGAGATGAGAAAGTTGATGAAGATAGCTATAGAAGATTCTTTAAGCTGAGAGCAGAGACGATAGCTATACTATACAACCTATATAGAGGGTATACAACTTAGTTTTTTAACTCTTTATCTAGTTTAAATAAGTAGGTTATCTAGCTCTTAAGGTAGAATATTTAACATTAATTTATGGTTTCGCTATATACATGAATCCAGAACTGTCATTATATTAAATTCACTAAGAATACTGATATTGTAAGCGAAAGAGGAACAGTATAAAGAAATTACAGATCTCTGCTACTTTGTACACCCCAGTATCTCTCCATTATTTGTGTGAGTGGCTTTGATATTCTTTCTGGTGGGGGTGTTGCTTTGGCTTTTTTCTCATGTTTTCTTAGTCCTAGTAGGGTTTCTATATATGCTGTTAGTCCTCTTTCTAATCCTTCTCCATATCCTCCTTCTAGGTTTGTTACTAGTGCTTTGATTCTTTTCTCTATCCATAGGCTTCTGAGTATCTCTGCTATTGCTTCATATGTTTCTTCGGTTGCTTCTAGCCTTGTTAACGGGTCTCCTTGGTATGCGTCGAAACCTGCTGAGACGACTATCGCATCTGGTTTGAAGGCTTCTACTATGGGTTTGACTATGTTTTCAGCAATCCATATATATTCTGGGTCTCCGCTGTAGGGGGGTAGCGGTATGTTTATCTTCGTGCCCCTAGCATTCTCTCCCCCTATATCTGTTACCCTTCCTGTCCCTGGATAGATATCCTCCTCATGGATATCTATGTGAACCACCCTCGGCTCCTCCCAGAATATATCTTGGGTTCCATTACCATGATGAGCGTCAAAATCTATTATAAGTACTTTAAAGCCCTCCTCTAGAAGGGCTTGGGCTGCCATTGCTGCGTAGTTGAATATGCAGAACCCAAGCGTTGGAGCCCCCATAGCCCTGCCTCTTCTACCAGCATGGTGACCCCCTGGCCTCGGCATGATCATCCAGGGATCTCCTGTCTCTAGGGATTTCTTTGCTGCCTGATAGGCGGCCGTGGCAAATCTAGCTGAAACCTCGAATGTATGCTCCGTAACATATGTATCCGAGTCTATATAGTGGAACCCAAACCCAGATTCCCTCCTAATCATCTCCACATAATTCTCATCATGGATCCTATATAGGAGGGAGATATCGGCATTAGGAATGCTATGGATAGACATCGAGCCCCATGATCTAGAAGATCTGAGAGCCGATAATGCACGATCAAGTCTAGAAGGATTCTCAGGATGCCTCCCATAGGGATCTGTATGAAGCCTATGGATATCATCATAGAATATCCTGAGCAATATAAACACCTCATAGGGCTCTAGAGGAGAGCTGGGCTAGTAAATCAGCGATTATCGAGGGGTTTCCCAGCATATCTCGATAGCCTCTTGTGAATCCTGTTTCAAGAGCTTTTCTAATACTTATAGCCATGTCAGCCGGAGACCAGGCCTCTCCTAGGGAGTATATGTTGCTGAAATACCTGGAGGCTAGTAGAGAGTTCTCAACCTGTTCGAAGTGATCTTTGAGGGGGAAGATAATCCCTGGGATCCCTGATATTGCTAGGAGGGATATCGTTGACAGACCAGCTGGGGATATAACAACATCGAATGCCTTGATCAGAGTTGGAAGTCTATATATATGCTTATCTTCAATCGTTCCAACGCCTTGCCTTCTGAGATGCTCTAGAGCACCTCGAGATCCT from Sulfolobales archaeon encodes:
- a CDS encoding histone deacetylase family protein, whose protein sequence is MLRIFYDDIHRLHTDPYGRHPENPSRLDRALSALRSSRSWGSMSIHSIPNADISLLYRIHDENYVEMIRRESGFGFHYIDSDTYVTEHTFEVSARFATAAYQAAKKSLETGDPWMIMPRPGGHHAGRRGRAMGAPTLGFCIFNYAAMAAQALLEEGFKVLIIDFDAHHGNGTQDIFWEEPRVVHIDIHEEDIYPGTGRVTDIGGENARGTKINIPLPPYSGDPEYIWIAENIVKPIVEAFKPDAIVVSAGFDAYQGDPLTRLEATEETYEAIAEILRSLWIEKRIKALVTNLEGGYGEGLERGLTAYIETLLGLRKHEKKAKATPPPERISKPLTQIMERYWGVQSSRDL
- a CDS encoding ATP-binding protein, with the translated sequence IDEAHEFFPQSGREGFEKESLEEMINKIMRLGRVRGIGCIMATHRPQDLNDLVIELANTKIAFRSDEETLKRIGMEKNAKILETAPEGLGIIKTHAYRVSEILFRTYPPTPIRG
- a CDS encoding helicase-related protein, with the translated sequence MIKYDGDVSSHIRDYHARKALVVLTNPEILLDILEKKSNHKLWNFITNVKMIVIDELDYYNSRGATVLLHLIKRFIERLGTKPQIAILGATIRNVKAIKDFFPTIDFDVIGGQAPRPANYLYIVLGKRDLVKNLYSKLPGSQGLTYDEYKEKFFELLLYFKDKNYIDAIVKGNESSIEDLVKEYQKCLETTLIFAKNIDEANKIGSSLDPNLSAVHHSKISKKDRSSIEEKARKGEVKVIVTVKTLLQGIDIGYIARVIHIGLPLTLREFIQREGRKGRRLDVERTESIVLPIREGDIILLSEGLKSLEMWRSLEPEILILNPENDLLKLYDAKLGFRSLTSDELLNRELAKLEFYEIYKYYYGIPVYLYDPSANSYEPEGECSLREYIEEYQPGSIDTQTQPALIISTYDNRNKEPAVLKVVPNYALTLQYMCEAPHCDISRTREWKTPKSIMNALSEYERICREWRQQPNLLEDIRRRKLWSKVYTTLLFSGLGGFKLVKEYPILVRWYLESRNKRKVFLDNGIAIDVYDMRAIDVFRKPKVKSPYRFFTYVYVSDLDPKDLNLEKIIRGVGFLKALLRHKYGLPLDTIEYSFEYFSGLLKIWEKEPIGLIKSLRNKGKIQIDEDRVIGCVELINDIKAYQIDDKFKLLLKYIDRYSFSEEVLADPGRLNEIREDAERMVYYLCNMISIKLKEEIKLISRTPRESILILDSAFGKVSISLATPELGIEILEIISVSDHKAFSNKILEALSKHPDLRYIVHYGLENNLINKVPSMLSDKVIDLSTQITSKYLAPASLGRIRAELMEREDLIEIQNEISSKHLRDEKVDEDSYRRFFKLRAETIAILYNLYRGYTT
- a CDS encoding DEAD/DEAH box helicase; its protein translation is MRNPSSGIGFVPNFCKKCGNLMYPTPQGVECPRCGYKEPLNPDYTGIDRNIKSDSYTSPNDKQNFKPCISSDILDALGLEYLVYQEKPMPIKKSGTKFRDLLTDLCNKNPSQKLCDLEMYDHQKSALEILLRGRSIIVTVSTGGGKTEIWVSYALSKQLKDKDFKVLAIYPTKSLASDQIYRISKYYNDAGFETTS